Part of the uncultured Desulfobacter sp. genome, TGTGTATTATGCGCAAAGTCTAATTTTAATTGTATTTATTCGATTTTATTCGTATTTCCGGGCGGCTATTCTGAATGGGGCCTTATCCTTATTAATAAATAATGATTGACAGTTTTGGCAAGTGACTTTAGTGTTTACGTTTCGGAATTTTGACCCGCAGCCTTTTTGGCTGCTCAAATATAAAGACCATAAGGAGTTAAGAAAATATGTGTCGTCTGTTTGCACTAACCAGCAAGGACCCTCAGTCTCCGATGCTGGCCATCAAAGCCCTGGATGTGATGAAGGAAGGGCATGATGGATCCGGCGTGGGGCTTTTGCTCCAGGACCTTGGTGGCACTTTTGAAGAGATGAAAGATGCCCCGATTCTGTCTGGGATCTTTACTGAAGAAGGCATCCGCCGTCTGGATCTTTTTATGATGGACCTTGGTTTCATGACCAAGCATAAAGTCTCTTTGAAACCACCTAAAACCCGGGTAGAAGGTATTCCCAGACGACATGTCTATCTGATCAGAGCCTATGAATTGCCCGAAGGGTGGGATGCGCTCTCCCAGGAAGAACTTGCCACAAAACTTTTAGAGGTGCGGCTGAAAATACGGGAGATGGGTGAAGAGAAAAACGATATGATCGTGTTTTCCTTCTGGCCCGACACCATCATGCTCAAGGAGATCGGGGATCCCATGAAACTGGGCGAGTACCTGGGCCTTGACAGAAAAGAACTTGAAGCCCGGGTGATTATGGCCCAGGGGCGTCAGAATACCAACTATGCCATCAACCTGTATGCCTGCCATCCTTTTTTTATCAAGGGGTATTGCACCATGACCAATGGTGAGAACACCGCTTTTATTCCCATCAAGGACTTTCTCTCCTCACGGGATATTCCCGGCTATACGGGGTATCAGTCTGATTCGGAGGTGTTTGCTCACATACTTCATTTTACCATGGAAGAGCTGGGGTTGGGCATTGACGGGTATAAGCATGTGATCACGCCGCTCCAGCGTGAGGCCCTTGAAGCGCACCCCAATTTTGAATTCTTGCATCATCTGAAAAAGACCTGCCGTCCTTTAACCATCGACGGCCCCAATATGGTCATCGGCACCCTGCCGGATCACTCCATGTTCATGGTTCAGGACCGCAAAAAACTGCGGCCTGGTGTGGTGGGAGGCAAGCCCGGGATGTTTGCTTTTTCATCTGAGATCTGCGGACTGGATGCTGTTATTCCGGACCGGGATAAAACCATGGACTTTCAGCCCATGCACCTTGATACAGTTACTGTAAGCCCTGAGCGTCAGGAGGTAAATATATGTCGTCAAACAGAAGCCTTGAACCTTCCTCTTTAAGTTTGAATGATCTGCCCTGGCAGATCGAATATAATAATGACCGGTGTACCTTGTGCGGTCAGTGTACGGCGGTGTGCCCGGTCAAGGCCATTGCCCTTCACCCGTTCCAGAAACGGATCATAAAAACATCTGTGGGTAAAAATACCGAACACAGTAATGATTATGACACCTTTTATGGTATCCGCCAGGACACCCGGGTTGAAAATGCCTGCATCGGCTGCGCCATGTGCACCCTGGTCTGTCCCAATGATGCCATCCGGCCCAAGAAAAATCCGGGCCTGGACAGGATGAATTTCCACATCAATCAGCATGGTATTCCCCGGCGCAGAGGCGGCCGGCGAAACGATTCCGGCTCGGTGCTCGACAGAATCAAGTTCACCAGAATTTCCATGCTGACGGATCCGGCCTTGGATGCCGGGCGTCATGAATTTGAGATGCGGACCCTGCTGGGCCGGGTACTTCCCCCCAGGGAAAACATGAAGCAACTGCGTGAAAAGGGCTGGATTCCGCCGGTCAGGGAAATTTATCCGTTGATCATCGGCGGTATGTCCTTTGGTGCGCTCTCCCCGACCATGTGGGAAGGCTTGCAGATGGGGGTTGCCTATTTGAATGAAGAGCTGGGTATGCCCGTGCGTATCTGTACCGGTGAAGGCGGGTGTCCCCCGCGGTTGCTGCGCTCCCGGTTCCTTAAATATGTAATCCTCCAGATTGCTTCCGGCTATTTTGGCTGGGATGAGATCATCCATGCCATTCCGCATATGAAAGAAGATCCCTGCGCCATTGAGATCAAATACGGCCAGGGTGCAAAGCCTGGCGACGGCGGTCTTTTGATGTGGCACAAAGTAAATAAATTGATTGCAGCTATCCGGGGTGTCCCCCAGGGTGTCAGCCTGCCCAGTCCCCCGACCCATCAGACCCAGTACTCCATTGAGGAGTCCGTGGCCAAGATGATTCTTTCCATGTCCATGGCATGGGGCTTCAGAGTGCCGGTCTATCCAAAAATTTCCGCCTCATCCACCTCCCTTGCGGTGATGAACAACCTGACGCGTAACGAATTTGCGGGCGGCCTGGCCATTGACGGTGAAGATGGCGGGACCGGGGCCGCATATGCCGTTTCCA contains:
- a CDS encoding glutamate synthase encodes the protein MCRLFALTSKDPQSPMLAIKALDVMKEGHDGSGVGLLLQDLGGTFEEMKDAPILSGIFTEEGIRRLDLFMMDLGFMTKHKVSLKPPKTRVEGIPRRHVYLIRAYELPEGWDALSQEELATKLLEVRLKIREMGEEKNDMIVFSFWPDTIMLKEIGDPMKLGEYLGLDRKELEARVIMAQGRQNTNYAINLYACHPFFIKGYCTMTNGENTAFIPIKDFLSSRDIPGYTGYQSDSEVFAHILHFTMEELGLGIDGYKHVITPLQREALEAHPNFEFLHHLKKTCRPLTIDGPNMVIGTLPDHSMFMVQDRKKLRPGVVGGKPGMFAFSSEICGLDAVIPDRDKTMDFQPMHLDTVTVSPERQEVNICRQTEALNLPL
- a CDS encoding glutamate synthase-related protein gives rise to the protein MSSNRSLEPSSLSLNDLPWQIEYNNDRCTLCGQCTAVCPVKAIALHPFQKRIIKTSVGKNTEHSNDYDTFYGIRQDTRVENACIGCAMCTLVCPNDAIRPKKNPGLDRMNFHINQHGIPRRRGGRRNDSGSVLDRIKFTRISMLTDPALDAGRHEFEMRTLLGRVLPPRENMKQLREKGWIPPVREIYPLIIGGMSFGALSPTMWEGLQMGVAYLNEELGMPVRICTGEGGCPPRLLRSRFLKYVILQIASGYFGWDEIIHAIPHMKEDPCAIEIKYGQGAKPGDGGLLMWHKVNKLIAAIRGVPQGVSLPSPPTHQTQYSIEESVAKMILSMSMAWGFRVPVYPKISASSTSLAVMNNLTRNEFAGGLAIDGEDGGTGAAYAVSMDHMGHPIASCVRDNYLNLTSIGKQNEVPIFAGGGIGKNGNIAANAAALIMLGASGVQIGKYVMQAAAGCVGTEEDRCNVCNLGICPKGITSQDPRLYRRLDPEDVAQRLVDIYVSFDTQLKKIVAPLGRSTSLPIGMSDALGIDDKNIADRLSIKYVV